A single region of the Austwickia chelonae genome encodes:
- the purU gene encoding formyltetrahydrofolate deformylase yields the protein MTAYILTFSCENHPGIVAAVTTTLTQLGCDITDGQQFDDRRTGRFFARMTFTPVRADLGEEGFRTALSPVLSSLGAEWKFRASGRRQRVLLLASKTDHCLADLLYRVRIGELAMEVVGIVSNHPRETYGDLGDIPFHHLPVTKETKPEQEAQILRIIEGEQVDLVVLARYMQILSEEFAAALSGRCINIHHSFLPGFKGAKPYHQAYERGVKLIGATAHYVTADLDEGPIIAQDVAPVTHRDGPETLVRKGRDIERRVLASAVRAHIEDRVMMRGSTTIVFSA from the coding sequence GTGACCGCGTACATCCTGACCTTCTCCTGCGAGAACCACCCCGGCATCGTCGCCGCCGTCACCACCACCCTCACCCAGCTGGGTTGCGACATCACCGACGGGCAACAGTTCGACGACCGTCGCACCGGCCGCTTCTTCGCGCGGATGACCTTCACCCCGGTGCGCGCCGACCTGGGCGAGGAAGGCTTCCGCACCGCGCTGTCCCCGGTGCTCTCCTCACTGGGCGCCGAATGGAAGTTCCGGGCCTCCGGACGCCGCCAACGAGTCCTCCTACTGGCCTCCAAGACCGACCACTGCCTGGCCGACCTGCTCTACCGGGTACGTATCGGTGAACTCGCCATGGAAGTGGTCGGCATCGTCAGCAACCACCCTCGAGAGACCTACGGCGACCTCGGCGACATCCCCTTCCACCACCTGCCGGTCACCAAGGAGACCAAACCCGAGCAGGAAGCGCAGATCCTGCGCATCATCGAAGGAGAACAGGTCGACCTGGTCGTCCTCGCCCGGTACATGCAGATCCTCTCCGAGGAGTTCGCCGCCGCCCTGTCCGGACGATGCATCAACATCCACCACAGCTTCCTGCCCGGGTTCAAAGGCGCCAAGCCTTACCACCAGGCCTACGAGCGCGGGGTGAAACTCATCGGAGCCACCGCCCACTACGTCACCGCCGACCTCGACGAGGGCCCGATCATCGCCCAGGACGTCGCGCCGGTGACCCACCGCGACGGGCCGGAGACCCTGGTCCGCAAGGGACGTGACATCGAACGGCGTGTCCTGGCCTCTGCCGTGCGCGCCCACATCGAGGACCGGGTGATGATGCGCGGCTCCACCACCATCGTCTTCTCCGCCTGA
- the ilvA gene encoding threonine ammonia-lyase IlvA, with product MTMQLPTALDVEAAYVRLRGIVHETPLMHSSRLSERTGAEVWVKREDLQPVRSYKVRGAYNLIAQLDPAEHARGVVCASAGNHAQGVAFACAELGLHGRIYVPRTTPRQKRDRICAIGAGKIDLIVGGDAYDDAYAAARTDARDSGAVLVPAFDHTDTIAGQGTLAVEVVQQLGGPPDLLVVPVGGGGMLAGCATWLRRRHPGVTVIGAEPAGAASMRAAFDADGPITLADLETFVDGAAVRRVGDLTYAATRSLDVDLVAVTEGRICTEMLELYQTEGIIAEPAGALASAALLDQIDITPGSRIVVVLSGGNNDVSRYAEVLERSLIDEGRKHYFLVNFPQEPGALRRFVEDVLGPDDDIALFEYVKRSNRETGPALVGIELGNPDDLDGLLGRMAASRMVAERIPADSPAYRFLV from the coding sequence ATGACGATGCAGCTGCCCACCGCCCTGGACGTCGAAGCAGCCTATGTGCGCCTGCGCGGCATCGTGCACGAAACCCCACTCATGCACAGCTCTCGGCTGAGCGAGCGCACCGGAGCAGAGGTCTGGGTCAAACGCGAAGACCTCCAACCCGTCCGCAGTTACAAGGTTCGTGGCGCCTACAACCTGATCGCCCAACTCGACCCGGCCGAACACGCCCGAGGAGTCGTCTGCGCCAGCGCAGGGAACCACGCCCAGGGCGTCGCCTTCGCCTGCGCCGAACTGGGGCTCCACGGCCGGATCTACGTCCCCCGGACCACACCCCGGCAGAAGCGAGACCGGATCTGCGCCATCGGCGCTGGGAAGATCGACCTCATCGTCGGCGGCGACGCCTACGACGACGCCTACGCCGCAGCCCGCACCGACGCCCGCGACAGCGGCGCCGTCCTCGTCCCGGCCTTCGACCACACCGACACCATCGCCGGGCAAGGCACCCTCGCCGTCGAGGTTGTCCAACAACTCGGCGGCCCGCCCGACCTGCTCGTCGTCCCCGTGGGCGGTGGCGGGATGCTCGCCGGCTGCGCCACCTGGCTCCGCCGCCGACACCCTGGGGTCACCGTCATCGGCGCCGAACCTGCCGGAGCCGCCTCCATGCGCGCCGCCTTCGACGCCGACGGGCCCATCACCCTCGCCGACCTGGAGACCTTCGTCGACGGCGCCGCCGTCCGCAGGGTCGGTGATCTCACCTACGCGGCGACCCGTTCATTGGACGTCGACCTGGTCGCCGTCACCGAAGGGCGGATCTGCACCGAGATGCTCGAGCTCTACCAGACCGAAGGCATCATCGCCGAGCCTGCGGGGGCACTCGCCTCGGCGGCGCTGCTCGATCAGATCGACATCACCCCAGGAAGCCGCATCGTCGTCGTCCTCTCCGGAGGGAACAACGACGTCTCCCGCTACGCCGAAGTGCTGGAGAGATCCCTGATCGACGAAGGACGCAAGCACTACTTCCTGGTGAACTTCCCCCAGGAGCCCGGTGCGCTGCGTCGTTTCGTCGAGGACGTCCTGGGCCCCGACGACGACATCGCGCTCTTCGAATACGTCAAACGATCCAACCGGGAGACCGGCCCGGCGCTGGTCGGTATCGAGCTGGGCAACCCCGACGACCTCGACGGACTCCTCGGACGAATGGCTGCCTCCCGGATGGTCGCCGAGCGAATCCCCGCCGACAGCCCCGCCTACCGTTTCCTCGTCTGA
- a CDS encoding aspartate:alanine exchanger family transporter — protein sequence MFTSLAQHTELLLFLVVGLGAAVGRIRVRGIALGSAAVLFVGIAIAAWGRSAGTTLEIPTSIGHIGLALFAFCVGISSGPNFFHTMRSSGKVVLGVVLSLVVGAVVAVGLGPVFGLTREQAVGTFAGALTNTPALAAAGDSSQATVGYSIAYLFGVIGMLAVSNLALRRRHNDPDTPVELIRTDIRVEREDQPHVRDVEEDHANQISITRVRHEESGPTRVANARTPLQRNDVVTVVGPPEYVHKVVTALGHESSHRLELDRRELDFRRITVSDPAVCGRSLRRLDLEGRFSGVISRVRRGDVDILGHPDLVLQLGDRIRVVAPRERLADIAAFFGDSSRGLTDINPVAVGLGMAFGIALGSIPIPLPGGSTFTLGPALGALLVGLVLGRIGRIGSVVTMLPFTASAVIAELGLLLFLAQAGTRAGGQISVAFTSGSWLGMVLLGALITLSTGMTAYLFQRRVVRMGGTRLAGLLAGLQTQPALLGYANTQTGQDFRVSAGYAMAYPTAMVVKILLASLIALP from the coding sequence GTGTTCACCTCACTGGCTCAGCACACCGAACTCCTCCTCTTCCTGGTCGTCGGTCTCGGAGCCGCCGTCGGCCGGATACGGGTCCGCGGGATCGCCCTGGGATCAGCAGCCGTCCTCTTCGTCGGCATCGCCATCGCGGCCTGGGGACGCTCGGCCGGAACCACCCTGGAGATCCCCACCTCCATCGGCCACATCGGCCTGGCACTCTTCGCCTTCTGCGTCGGCATCTCCTCCGGGCCGAACTTCTTCCACACCATGCGATCCTCCGGAAAAGTCGTCCTCGGTGTCGTCCTCTCCCTTGTCGTCGGAGCTGTCGTCGCCGTCGGGCTCGGCCCCGTCTTCGGTCTCACCCGGGAACAAGCCGTCGGCACCTTCGCCGGCGCCCTGACCAACACGCCGGCACTCGCCGCCGCCGGCGACTCCTCCCAAGCGACCGTCGGATACTCGATCGCCTACCTCTTCGGCGTCATCGGCATGCTCGCCGTCTCCAACCTGGCCCTGCGACGCCGGCACAACGACCCCGATACCCCCGTCGAACTGATCCGCACCGACATCCGCGTCGAGCGGGAGGACCAGCCCCATGTCCGGGACGTCGAAGAAGACCACGCCAACCAGATCAGCATCACCCGGGTCCGCCACGAGGAGAGCGGACCTACCAGGGTCGCCAACGCCCGCACTCCTCTACAACGCAATGACGTGGTCACCGTGGTCGGGCCGCCCGAGTACGTGCACAAAGTGGTCACCGCGCTCGGCCACGAGTCCTCGCACCGGCTCGAGCTGGACCGTCGTGAACTGGACTTCCGCCGGATCACCGTCTCCGACCCGGCCGTCTGCGGACGCAGCCTGCGCAGACTCGACCTGGAAGGCCGCTTCTCCGGGGTGATCTCTCGGGTACGTCGCGGCGATGTCGACATCCTCGGACATCCCGACCTGGTATTGCAGCTCGGCGACCGCATCCGCGTCGTCGCTCCCCGCGAACGACTCGCCGACATCGCTGCTTTCTTCGGGGACTCCTCCCGCGGGCTCACCGACATCAATCCCGTCGCGGTCGGGCTGGGCATGGCTTTCGGGATCGCACTCGGGTCGATTCCGATCCCCTTGCCCGGCGGGTCCACCTTCACCCTCGGACCGGCTCTGGGCGCGCTACTGGTCGGCCTGGTGCTGGGCCGGATCGGCCGAATCGGATCGGTGGTGACGATGCTGCCTTTCACCGCCAGCGCCGTGATCGCCGAGCTGGGGCTCCTCCTCTTCCTCGCCCAAGCAGGCACGCGTGCCGGAGGACAGATCAGCGTCGCCTTCACTTCCGGTTCCTGGCTGGGAATGGTCCTCCTGGGGGCACTCATCACCCTGTCGACGGGGATGACGGCCTATCTCTTCCAACGCCGCGTCGTCCGAATGGGTGGCACTCGTCTCGCGGGGCTCCTGGCAGGCCTCCAGACCCAACCGGCGCTGCTCGGTTATGCGAACACCCAGACCGGCCAGGACTTCCGGGTCTCCGCCGGATACGCCATGGCCTATCCCACCGCGATGGTCGTCAAGATCCTGCTGGCGAGCCTGATCGCGCTGCCCTGA
- a CDS encoding FMN-binding negative transcriptional regulator, with protein MRHTPRYVVTDPTEVKRLIREHPWATFVSCTTRGLVASHYPVLLEEDVSEEIHLVSHFGRPDEETHELGQHEMLIIVQGPHDYVSSSWYEPGDIVPTWDHVTAHLYGVPEILSAEENYAMLCRLTDHFEGGRPGGRSLSDDEKGTRRTAQGTVGLRVRVTRFEARAKLSQNKPPEVLDRIEGELEIVNPALAQEIRRVRE; from the coding sequence ATGCGGCACACCCCACGTTATGTGGTCACCGACCCGACCGAGGTGAAGCGGCTGATCCGTGAACATCCGTGGGCGACCTTCGTCTCCTGCACCACCCGCGGTCTGGTGGCCTCCCACTATCCGGTCCTGCTGGAGGAGGACGTCAGCGAAGAGATCCACCTCGTCAGCCATTTCGGTCGACCGGACGAGGAGACCCACGAGCTGGGGCAGCACGAGATGCTGATCATCGTCCAAGGACCGCACGACTACGTCTCCTCGAGCTGGTACGAACCCGGAGACATCGTGCCCACCTGGGACCATGTGACCGCTCACCTCTACGGGGTGCCGGAGATCCTCTCCGCCGAGGAGAACTACGCCATGCTCTGCCGGCTGACCGACCATTTCGAGGGGGGACGTCCCGGTGGGCGAAGCCTCTCGGACGATGAGAAAGGCACCCGCCGAACAGCACAAGGCACGGTAGGCCTACGGGTGCGGGTCACCCGGTTCGAGGCCCGGGCAAAACTCAGCCAGAACAAGCCACCGGAGGTCCTCGACCGGATTGAAGGCGAACTCGAGATCGTGAACCCCGCCCTGGCCCAGGAGATCCGTCGTGTGCGCGAGTGA
- a CDS encoding VOC family protein produces the protein MSTAQQPGRPIWLDLMTDDVEGAKKFYGELFSWSFTDQGEDFGHYQIISCGDHLVGGLMSSYMGLDGPTEEPTGPTTWTIYLRTVDLDAALSRTGASGAKVVFGPMTVADHGRQAMVVDPAGAHLGLWEPHRMEGFSLPLTPGTPVWFETLSTDLDKVIPFYRDALSWNISWMETPPGEDFRYVTNGAGEEACAGICDASAMLSPEVPSHWRVYFGCADADETVRRVAELGGEVQSPPQDSPHGRFAQVTDPQGAVFMINA, from the coding sequence ATGAGCACTGCGCAGCAGCCCGGCCGGCCGATCTGGCTCGATCTGATGACCGATGACGTCGAGGGCGCGAAGAAGTTCTACGGCGAACTCTTCAGCTGGTCGTTCACCGACCAGGGCGAAGACTTCGGGCACTACCAGATCATCAGTTGCGGTGATCATCTCGTCGGTGGCCTGATGTCCTCGTACATGGGCCTGGACGGCCCTACCGAGGAGCCCACCGGGCCCACCACGTGGACGATCTACCTGCGCACGGTCGACCTCGATGCCGCGCTCTCCCGCACCGGCGCCAGCGGAGCGAAGGTCGTCTTCGGCCCGATGACCGTGGCCGACCACGGCCGCCAGGCGATGGTGGTCGACCCCGCCGGGGCACATCTGGGGCTGTGGGAGCCCCACCGGATGGAAGGTTTCTCCCTACCGCTCACCCCGGGAACTCCGGTGTGGTTCGAAACACTCAGCACCGACCTCGACAAGGTGATCCCTTTCTACCGGGACGCCTTGAGCTGGAATATCTCCTGGATGGAGACCCCGCCCGGCGAGGACTTCCGCTATGTCACCAATGGCGCAGGCGAAGAGGCCTGCGCCGGGATCTGCGATGCCTCCGCCATGCTGTCCCCGGAGGTCCCTTCACACTGGCGGGTCTACTTCGGATGCGCCGACGCCGACGAGACCGTCCGGCGGGTCGCCGAACTGGGCGGAGAAGTGCAATCGCCGCCGCAGGACTCGCCCCATGGTCGGTTCGCTCAGGTGACGGACCCCCAGGGCGCGGTCTTCATGATCAATGCCTGA